One region of Trinickia violacea genomic DNA includes:
- a CDS encoding porin, which translates to MKLKWIAAAVLATTGSAVHAQSSVTLYGVIDAGMLYQSTSAATLSPTATNLGKVFRYKDGGIYASYWGLKGSEDIGGGYHVNFRLQGEFDSGTGKFNLGDTPGVAAQFNQIATVGVSGPIGTVNFGRQIVPIAYAMAETDVRGAQYFGSILTAWLGTNQAAGWQGISTNGPIGALYDSNAIVYESPKFAGLSAALEYAPGGVPGSFQGNTRESAVLKYSNYGLRFAAGYYIGHDTNPGPTTVPTGLANNRLFYVGALYTYHAFSVSASYSNGRNPAQPEQVNLDLYSAGLGYQFSPTFQVTSGVYYLKDRNNSANKSIEVAAGAEYSLSKATLVYGQVGHVNNRGTMNQPITYGQPVAPGMGTTAVMLGIRHVF; encoded by the coding sequence ATGAAATTGAAATGGATAGCAGCAGCCGTTTTAGCAACAACAGGTAGTGCAGTACACGCACAGTCGTCAGTGACGCTATATGGTGTTATCGATGCCGGGATGTTGTATCAAAGCACTTCGGCTGCCACGTTGAGCCCGACGGCGACGAACCTCGGCAAGGTCTTTCGCTACAAGGATGGCGGCATCTATGCGAGCTACTGGGGACTCAAGGGATCAGAGGACATCGGCGGTGGGTACCACGTCAATTTCAGGCTGCAAGGTGAGTTCGACAGCGGCACCGGCAAGTTCAACCTGGGCGATACGCCGGGCGTGGCCGCACAGTTCAACCAGATCGCGACGGTAGGTGTGTCGGGACCGATCGGCACAGTGAACTTCGGTCGCCAGATCGTGCCGATTGCCTATGCAATGGCCGAGACCGACGTACGGGGGGCTCAGTATTTCGGCAGCATTCTGACTGCGTGGCTCGGCACCAACCAGGCTGCGGGCTGGCAGGGCATCAGCACCAACGGGCCAATCGGCGCGTTGTACGACAGCAATGCGATTGTCTACGAATCGCCAAAGTTCGCCGGCCTGTCCGCGGCACTCGAGTACGCACCCGGAGGTGTACCGGGCAGTTTCCAGGGAAACACGCGGGAGTCCGCTGTACTGAAATATTCGAACTATGGCCTTCGTTTTGCGGCTGGCTACTACATTGGCCACGATACGAATCCTGGCCCGACGACGGTGCCCACCGGACTTGCCAATAACCGCCTTTTCTACGTGGGCGCTCTATACACGTACCACGCATTCTCGGTTTCCGCATCGTATTCGAACGGTAGGAATCCGGCGCAGCCTGAGCAGGTCAACCTCGATCTGTATTCGGCCGGCCTCGGCTACCAGTTCTCACCTACCTTCCAGGTTACCAGTGGCGTGTACTACCTGAAGGACCGCAACAACTCGGCCAACAAGTCGATCGAAGTTGCAGCCGGCGCGGAGTACAGCCTGTCGAAAGCTACGCTCGTCTACGGCCAGGTGGGACACGTGAACAACCGGGGAACGATGAACCAGCCAATAACGTATGGCCAGCCCG
- a CDS encoding pepsin-like aspartic protease, giving the protein MATIATSTPAISDLANGALDTAETHKARVIAKARARRIARGDAEAHRLRGIARLEAATGGAPTKILRLEITNVLSGNDYSARLAIGSKGAVADVILDTGSSTLAVEPSVYSGVGDADLKPTTLLQLITYGTGGWAGPMVDTTLTFGTDAGQVVLHNCPIAITTVQESGNFQGVTGIMGLAYNGLNNAFDFGAYLATQGKESTFPWPFGKVWTSFLAGFRKLLQRARATGVDVKPYFDQLEESGVVANKFAFYTLRSWVSVRLGTTVEAVSADPLNKGYFIMGGGEEQHDLYTGDFVAVNVLHDLYYNTNLKSVRVDGCPAHQAAPLQSQYTATSISNSIVDSGTSDLSLAQDVYDAILQGLEQRNPAFTQAIQAAADSRDGVPSASLELAKWPNIYFTLEGEDGQDVELACMPQTYWQTDFPAAGRAAFQISGPLDPANQSILGLPLMNNYYTVFDRTQDVNGVIRFAKIKAPA; this is encoded by the coding sequence ATGGCGACTATCGCAACTTCGACACCTGCAATCTCCGATCTGGCGAACGGAGCCCTCGACACCGCCGAGACTCACAAGGCCCGAGTCATCGCCAAGGCCAGGGCGAGACGCATCGCCCGCGGCGATGCTGAAGCCCACCGGCTGCGCGGAATCGCTCGCCTGGAGGCGGCCACAGGCGGAGCTCCCACGAAGATTCTGCGCCTGGAGATCACCAACGTGCTGAGCGGCAACGACTACTCCGCCCGGCTCGCGATCGGCAGCAAGGGTGCAGTGGCCGACGTCATCCTCGACACTGGCAGCAGTACGCTGGCGGTCGAACCTTCGGTCTACAGTGGTGTTGGCGACGCGGATCTCAAGCCCACCACGCTGCTTCAGTTGATCACTTACGGCACCGGTGGCTGGGCCGGGCCAATGGTCGACACCACGCTCACTTTCGGAACGGACGCTGGCCAGGTCGTGCTGCACAACTGTCCCATCGCCATAACTACAGTGCAAGAGAGCGGCAACTTCCAGGGGGTGACCGGTATCATGGGGCTGGCCTACAACGGCCTGAACAACGCCTTCGACTTCGGCGCCTACTTGGCCACCCAGGGCAAGGAATCGACATTCCCGTGGCCGTTCGGCAAGGTCTGGACCAGCTTTCTCGCCGGCTTCCGCAAGCTGTTGCAACGGGCCCGCGCGACCGGCGTTGACGTGAAGCCCTATTTCGACCAGTTGGAGGAAAGTGGCGTGGTTGCGAACAAGTTCGCCTTCTACACCCTGCGTTCCTGGGTCAGCGTGCGCCTCGGCACCACCGTGGAGGCCGTCTCTGCTGATCCGCTCAACAAGGGCTATTTCATCATGGGCGGCGGCGAGGAGCAGCACGACCTCTACACGGGCGATTTCGTCGCCGTGAACGTGCTGCATGATCTCTACTACAACACCAACCTGAAGTCGGTGCGCGTGGATGGCTGCCCCGCGCACCAGGCCGCGCCATTGCAGTCGCAATACACAGCCACGTCGATCTCCAACTCGATCGTCGACAGTGGCACCAGCGACCTATCACTAGCTCAGGACGTCTACGACGCGATCCTGCAAGGCCTGGAGCAGCGCAACCCCGCGTTCACGCAGGCCATTCAGGCGGCGGCCGATAGCCGCGACGGCGTGCCGTCTGCATCGCTGGAACTTGCGAAGTGGCCAAACATCTATTTCACGCTGGAGGGCGAGGACGGCCAGGACGTCGAACTCGCTTGCATGCCGCAAACCTATTGGCAGACCGACTTCCCGGCGGCGGGGCGGGCGGCCTTCCAAATCAGCGGCCCGCTCGACCCGGCTAACCAATCCATCCTCGGCCTGCCGTTGATGAACAACTACTACACCGTCTTCGACCGCACTCAGGACGTCAACGGAGTCATCCGCTTCGCCAAGATCAAGGCCCCGGCCTAA
- a CDS encoding class I adenylate-forming enzyme family protein: MKMNFCRIMGLMTLRFRGRQAIVNVERGRRYTYHDYHLLTNRIADALRNALGVGKGDKFLLILENDNLSLMMLPTVLKQEGTVVMTNLRDAPEEHARQIELVKPKVVFIESGLLDGYYAMLRAAGCEIVVMDDPTPEQAARPGVRAFWSLIDAASELDANVELDDDEHIFMLRFTGGTTGQGKCAMYTIGNLMACRDGGFANPDFGFNGHTRMLHVAPLSHGTMVAFIPTFYAGGANLTLNQLDLGQWRQTVEQQRVTHSFLVPTALYRLLEFQRANPRDLSSLNTLIYGAAPMSPAKLEELITCFGPIFAQVYAATEVPMFVSALDKVEHEFAQKTEGGIERLSSAGRPTPGVEVYVTDEQGKPLPTGQCGEIRIRSRAVIKGYYNNSETTAAEFADGAWKSGDVGYIDQDGYLYIVDRLKDMIISGGFNIYAIEVEAALASHPAVMMSAVVGVPHPEWGEAVHAEVLLRPGASVEAAELIAHAKEKLGSYKAPKSLVFVEQLPTSVVGKVLRRVVKEKYWQNMQRKVG; the protein is encoded by the coding sequence ATGAAGATGAACTTTTGCCGCATCATGGGCTTGATGACGCTGCGCTTTCGCGGCCGGCAAGCGATCGTCAATGTGGAGCGCGGCCGCCGCTACACCTACCACGATTACCACCTATTGACCAACCGCATCGCCGATGCGCTGCGCAACGCGCTCGGGGTCGGCAAGGGCGACAAGTTCCTGCTCATCCTGGAAAACGACAACCTGAGCCTGATGATGCTGCCGACTGTTCTCAAGCAGGAAGGCACGGTGGTCATGACCAACTTGCGCGACGCGCCGGAAGAGCATGCGCGTCAGATCGAACTGGTCAAGCCGAAGGTCGTATTTATTGAATCGGGCCTGCTCGATGGCTACTACGCGATGTTGCGTGCGGCCGGCTGCGAGATCGTCGTCATGGACGATCCGACGCCGGAACAGGCGGCACGCCCCGGCGTGCGCGCGTTCTGGAGCCTGATCGACGCGGCCTCTGAACTCGACGCCAACGTCGAGCTGGACGACGACGAGCACATCTTCATGTTGCGCTTCACCGGCGGCACGACCGGCCAGGGCAAATGCGCGATGTACACGATCGGCAATCTGATGGCTTGCCGCGATGGCGGCTTCGCCAACCCGGATTTCGGCTTCAACGGCCACACACGCATGTTGCACGTGGCGCCGCTCTCGCATGGCACGATGGTCGCTTTCATACCGACTTTCTATGCCGGCGGCGCCAACCTGACGCTCAATCAGCTCGATCTCGGGCAATGGCGGCAAACGGTCGAACAGCAGCGCGTTACACATTCGTTCCTGGTGCCGACCGCGCTTTACCGTCTGCTCGAATTTCAGCGCGCTAACCCACGCGATCTCTCTTCGCTGAACACCCTGATCTACGGTGCCGCACCGATGAGTCCCGCCAAGCTCGAAGAACTGATCACCTGCTTCGGCCCCATCTTCGCGCAGGTCTACGCCGCTACCGAAGTCCCAATGTTCGTGTCGGCGCTCGACAAGGTCGAGCACGAGTTCGCGCAAAAGACCGAGGGCGGCATCGAACGTCTGTCTTCGGCCGGCCGGCCGACGCCGGGCGTCGAAGTTTACGTGACCGATGAGCAGGGCAAACCACTGCCAACGGGCCAATGCGGCGAAATCCGTATCCGCAGCCGAGCCGTCATCAAGGGGTATTACAACAATTCGGAAACGACGGCCGCCGAGTTTGCCGACGGGGCGTGGAAGTCGGGCGACGTCGGCTACATCGACCAGGACGGCTACCTGTACATCGTCGACCGTTTGAAAGACATGATCATCAGTGGCGGCTTCAATATCTATGCGATTGAAGTCGAAGCGGCGCTGGCCTCCCATCCGGCCGTCATGATGTCCGCTGTGGTTGGCGTCCCCCATCCTGAGTGGGGCGAGGCCGTGCATGCGGAAGTGCTGCTGCGTCCCGGCGCCTCGGTCGAGGCCGCCGAACTTATCGCGCACGCCAAGGAAAAGCTCGGCAGCTACAAGGCGCCGAAGTCGCTGGTGTTCGTCGAGCAATTGCCGACCTCGGTGGTCGGCAAAGTACTGCGGCGCGTGGTCAAGGAAAAGTACTGGCAGAACATGCAGCGCAAGGTCGGCTAG
- a CDS encoding thiolase family protein has product MNDIYVAGVGMTQFGRLLDRSVYDMVGEAVTVALKDAGAEAADIGSAFYATLTNGQFQGQTAIPGPIAMRRVGIEGIPVFTVENACAAGSSAFNLAVQALRAGACDVALAVGAEKMNIADKAKMFAAFDGGWDVSTVEENKKTLLALGEGVEPPPGTMSDRPYSVFMDVYAAICRNHMKRYGTTQHQIAAVAAKNHQHSVHNPLAQFQQPMTIEQVLASAPIAYPLTTAMCSPISDGAAAALLCTADGLKRLRGAPDRAVRVLASVIQTGTTRSLDEPQKIIAHLAAKKAYEQAGVAPQDVDVAEVHDASAIGEILNAESLMLVAFGEGGPAAARGDFTVGGRIPINPSGGLESKGHPIGATGLGQIHELVTQLRGEAGQRQVRDARIAIQENGGGLYGIEEAVVGVNILGKQ; this is encoded by the coding sequence ATGAACGATATCTATGTTGCCGGTGTCGGCATGACGCAGTTCGGACGCCTGCTTGATCGCAGCGTGTACGACATGGTCGGCGAGGCCGTCACCGTGGCCTTGAAAGACGCCGGCGCAGAGGCTGCCGACATCGGGTCGGCATTCTATGCAACGCTGACCAATGGCCAGTTCCAAGGGCAAACCGCGATTCCTGGACCGATTGCCATGCGCCGCGTCGGCATCGAAGGCATTCCGGTGTTCACCGTCGAAAACGCCTGCGCCGCCGGCTCTTCGGCATTCAACCTGGCTGTGCAGGCACTGCGGGCCGGGGCCTGCGACGTAGCGCTGGCCGTCGGCGCGGAAAAAATGAACATCGCCGACAAGGCCAAGATGTTTGCCGCGTTCGATGGCGGCTGGGACGTCTCGACTGTCGAGGAAAACAAGAAGACGCTGCTGGCACTAGGCGAAGGCGTCGAGCCCCCGCCCGGCACGATGTCGGATCGCCCATACAGCGTGTTCATGGATGTCTATGCCGCCATCTGCCGCAATCATATGAAGCGATACGGCACCACGCAGCACCAGATCGCCGCGGTCGCGGCCAAGAACCACCAGCACTCGGTGCATAACCCACTGGCGCAATTCCAGCAGCCCATGACGATCGAGCAGGTGCTGGCTTCGGCGCCGATCGCCTACCCGTTGACGACGGCCATGTGCTCGCCGATTAGCGACGGCGCCGCCGCCGCTCTCCTGTGCACCGCCGACGGCCTGAAGCGCCTGCGGGGTGCCCCCGACCGCGCAGTGCGCGTGCTGGCCAGCGTCATTCAGACCGGTACGACGCGCAGTCTCGACGAGCCGCAAAAAATCATTGCACACCTCGCGGCGAAGAAAGCCTACGAACAAGCCGGCGTCGCGCCTCAGGACGTTGACGTTGCCGAAGTGCACGATGCCTCGGCGATCGGCGAGATCCTCAACGCCGAATCGCTGATGCTGGTGGCGTTCGGTGAGGGCGGCCCTGCGGCCGCGCGCGGCGACTTCACGGTCGGCGGACGCATCCCGATCAACCCGTCCGGCGGCCTCGAATCGAAAGGCCATCCGATCGGCGCTACCGGTCTCGGCCAGATTCACGAACTGGTGACGCAGTTGCGCGGCGAAGCCGGACAGCGTCAGGTACGAGACGCACGCATCGCAATCCAGGAAAACGGCGGCGGCCTGTACGGCATCGAAGAGGCCGTGGTCGGCGTCAACATTCTGGGAAAACAATAA
- a CDS encoding enoyl-CoA hydratase/isomerase family protein, whose protein sequence is MTEETLLFETTGAVARLTLNRPKAMNAMNMALLAELDRRLAQIAADDDIRVLTLTGAGPAFCAGADLKEVLASQKAEAGEADFLDRADATLARLRNFPKPVIAALNGITMAGGLEMAMCADIVIAAESAAIGDAHANFGVYPGAGGAAVLPRLIPQNIAMYLLLTGNTLSAAEMKAYGFVSEVHPDGELADAAMKLAGQIAGKSPVVLRRMKEVARTSADKSRDDALLHEQVMLRRHLRSFDLQEGLQAFAEKRAPRFQGR, encoded by the coding sequence ATGACCGAAGAAACCTTGCTGTTTGAGACAACTGGCGCGGTTGCGCGCTTGACGCTGAATCGCCCCAAGGCGATGAACGCGATGAATATGGCGCTGCTGGCCGAACTGGACCGCCGGCTGGCACAGATCGCCGCCGACGATGACATTCGCGTCCTGACCTTAACCGGCGCTGGTCCCGCGTTCTGCGCCGGCGCGGACTTGAAGGAGGTGCTGGCAAGTCAGAAGGCAGAGGCCGGCGAAGCAGATTTCCTCGACCGTGCCGACGCAACGCTTGCGCGCCTGCGCAATTTCCCCAAACCGGTGATCGCCGCACTCAACGGCATAACCATGGCCGGGGGCCTGGAGATGGCCATGTGCGCCGACATCGTCATCGCTGCTGAAAGCGCTGCCATCGGGGACGCCCATGCCAACTTTGGCGTCTATCCCGGCGCCGGCGGCGCAGCCGTTTTGCCGCGCCTCATTCCTCAGAACATCGCCATGTATCTACTGTTGACCGGCAACACGCTTTCGGCGGCTGAGATGAAGGCTTACGGTTTCGTATCTGAAGTGCATCCCGACGGCGAACTGGCCGATGCAGCGATGAAGCTGGCCGGCCAGATTGCCGGAAAGAGCCCTGTCGTGTTGCGGCGCATGAAGGAAGTCGCGCGCACCTCCGCCGACAAGAGCCGGGACGACGCCTTGCTGCATGAGCAAGTCATGTTGCGTCGCCATTTGCGCAGCTTTGACCTGCAGGAGGGCTTGCAGGCATTCGCCGAAAAGCGCGCACCGCGATTCCAGGGCCGTTAA
- a CDS encoding intradiol ring-cleavage dioxygenase: MLARSVSQGRRDFLRGSGAVPFTLLLLALGKTDEGRADAISPTPACDDGHGPTPRQTAGPFFLPHSPQRASLLEPGINGAKIVLTGQVLSTRCRAVSGALLDFWHANDAGEYDVEGFRLRGHQFADSEGRYRLETIVPGLYPGRTRHFHVTVQAPNGPRLTTQLYFPGEQRNARDFLFDRRLLMTMDDHGRRNAARFDFVLAFA; this comes from the coding sequence ATGCTCGCACGAAGTGTGAGCCAGGGGCGGCGCGATTTTCTTCGCGGGTCGGGTGCGGTGCCGTTCACGTTGCTGCTGTTGGCGCTCGGAAAAACCGACGAAGGCCGGGCCGACGCAATTTCGCCGACGCCCGCCTGCGACGACGGTCACGGACCGACGCCGCGGCAGACGGCAGGCCCGTTCTTCCTGCCGCACTCGCCGCAACGCGCGTCGCTGCTCGAACCGGGGATCAATGGAGCGAAGATCGTCCTGACCGGGCAGGTGCTGTCGACGCGATGCAGGGCGGTGTCCGGGGCTTTGCTCGATTTCTGGCACGCTAATGACGCCGGAGAATACGACGTCGAGGGATTCCGGCTGCGCGGTCATCAATTCGCCGACAGCGAGGGACGCTATCGCCTTGAGACCATCGTGCCGGGTCTGTATCCGGGACGCACACGACACTTCCATGTGACGGTGCAAGCGCCGAACGGGCCCAGACTCACGACCCAACTTTACTTTCCGGGCGAGCAGCGCAACGCTCGCGATTTCCTGTTTGATCGCCGACTGCTGATGACGATGGACGACCACGGCAGGCGCAACGCAGCCCGGTTCGATTTCGTGCTCGCGTTTGCGTAG
- a CDS encoding AraC family transcriptional regulator produces the protein MKSDRQPSLVATQEATTIGGYCTAIAKTLQASGMDSERIFRSVGVQPDMVNGPMVRLPAATLTRLYRACVEATNNPYFGLSVARHIHISNLHALGYALAASSTLLDFCRRLERHFRLVSQSATVRLIDEGHTTAVRATDFKVEVCGETEDAFVGFLVQTMRMLYKPGFNPLSVEFHRPMPREGDEPYRALMRAPVSFSNQATTLTFDRHELMQPLGGACPELAQVNDNIANQYLARLDKSDVVTGVTQKIIELLPSGDCSREKVAEALCVSPATLQVRLAQRGTNFLQIMDDTRRELACNYIQQRTGSVTEIAFLLGFTSTSNFARAFKRWTGKSPTQFRDDPPE, from the coding sequence TTGAAATCCGACCGCCAGCCATCCCTCGTCGCAACGCAGGAAGCGACGACCATAGGGGGGTACTGCACGGCAATCGCCAAGACTCTGCAAGCCAGCGGAATGGACAGCGAGCGCATTTTTCGCTCCGTCGGCGTGCAACCCGATATGGTGAACGGCCCTATGGTCCGGCTGCCAGCCGCCACCTTGACCAGGCTATACCGTGCCTGCGTGGAGGCCACCAACAATCCGTATTTCGGCCTGTCGGTCGCCCGGCACATCCATATTTCCAATTTGCATGCGCTCGGCTACGCGCTCGCCGCCAGCAGCACGCTGCTCGACTTCTGTCGCCGGCTGGAGCGGCACTTCCGGCTGGTGTCGCAATCGGCGACCGTTCGTCTCATTGATGAAGGCCACACAACCGCCGTGCGCGCTACCGATTTCAAGGTTGAGGTCTGCGGCGAAACTGAAGACGCATTCGTCGGCTTCCTGGTGCAAACGATGCGCATGTTGTACAAACCGGGGTTCAACCCGCTGTCGGTGGAATTCCATCGTCCAATGCCGCGTGAAGGCGACGAGCCGTACCGCGCCTTGATGCGAGCACCGGTCAGTTTTTCGAATCAGGCCACGACGCTGACTTTCGACAGGCACGAGTTGATGCAGCCGCTCGGCGGAGCCTGCCCGGAATTGGCGCAAGTCAACGACAATATCGCCAATCAATATCTTGCACGGCTGGACAAGAGCGACGTGGTGACCGGCGTCACGCAGAAAATCATCGAATTGCTGCCCTCCGGCGACTGCAGCAGGGAGAAGGTAGCCGAAGCTTTATGCGTGAGCCCGGCAACTTTGCAGGTGCGATTGGCGCAGCGCGGCACCAATTTCCTGCAGATCATGGACGACACGCGCCGGGAACTGGCTTGCAATTACATCCAACAGCGAACAGGCTCCGTGACCGAAATCGCTTTCCTGCTCGGATTCACCAGCACCAGTAATTTCGCCCGCGCATTTAAGCGATGGACCGGCAAATCACCTACGCAATTCCGGGATGATCCACCTGAGTAG
- a CDS encoding SDR family NAD(P)-dependent oxidoreductase — MRIEGKVIVITGGASGLGLATARYLVQEKGARVAIFDLNAEAGAKAVEDVGAEHAMFVQTDVANEESVQNAVAAVTARFGTVHVCINCAALPTPCKVLGKDGKATPLAKFAQVTAVNVNGVFNVMSKCAEQMVKNDPEAGEERGVIINISSGAAYEAQIGQVAYAASKAALLGMNMPAARELGDVGIRVNAIAPGLFLTPMVQTLDAKIIAALKTQIEAPRRLGDMREFAHCCAFTIENAYLNAHTIRLDAASRLRAR, encoded by the coding sequence ATGCGCATTGAAGGAAAAGTCATCGTCATTACCGGCGGCGCTTCGGGCCTCGGTCTCGCCACGGCGCGCTATCTGGTACAGGAAAAAGGCGCGCGCGTCGCCATCTTCGATCTGAACGCCGAGGCCGGCGCCAAGGCGGTCGAGGATGTCGGCGCCGAACACGCGATGTTCGTGCAAACCGACGTCGCCAACGAGGAATCGGTGCAGAACGCGGTGGCCGCTGTGACTGCCCGCTTCGGTACGGTTCACGTCTGCATCAATTGCGCGGCGCTGCCCACACCGTGCAAGGTGTTGGGCAAGGACGGCAAGGCCACACCGCTGGCGAAGTTCGCACAGGTGACGGCGGTCAACGTCAACGGCGTCTTCAATGTCATGTCGAAATGCGCCGAGCAGATGGTCAAGAACGACCCGGAGGCCGGCGAGGAGCGCGGCGTGATCATCAACATCTCGTCGGGTGCCGCCTACGAGGCGCAGATCGGTCAAGTCGCCTATGCCGCCTCCAAGGCGGCGCTGCTCGGCATGAACATGCCGGCGGCGCGGGAACTCGGTGACGTCGGCATTCGTGTCAACGCCATTGCGCCCGGCCTGTTCCTGACGCCGATGGTGCAGACACTTGATGCAAAGATCATCGCTGCGTTGAAGACGCAGATCGAAGCCCCGAGACGCCTCGGCGACATGCGCGAGTTCGCGCACTGCTGCGCTTTCACTATCGAAAACGCCTATCTGAACGCACACACTATCCGCCTGGACGCAGCGTCACGCCTGCGCGCACGCTAA
- a CDS encoding transcriptional regulator — MRLIEPDEHKDFLATLQRNGLAEGDFDLRETDTTDPKSDENCGLQGYVCITRLSTQVTKEYPLSDESDWLQHFTRDLDAGVFG, encoded by the coding sequence ATGCGCCTGATCGAACCAGATGAACACAAAGATTTTCTCGCGACGCTGCAGCGCAACGGTTTGGCTGAAGGAGATTTCGATCTTCGGGAAACCGACACGACAGACCCCAAGAGTGACGAGAACTGCGGTCTGCAGGGCTATGTCTGCATAACGAGGCTATCGACGCAGGTTACGAAGGAATACCCGTTATCCGACGAAAGCGATTGGCTACAGCATTTCACGAGAGATCTCGACGCGGGCGTCTTCGGCTGA
- a CDS encoding acyl-CoA dehydrogenase family protein: MGHVFRTEEQQAAVDGLKRFLDAEIDPIFSKQYRDKFVPRNKMAEIMRRLTEFGLVSGIASEANGGMGLDWLTSLMLFEEVATTSADLSVPVLINSFGVVLLEKVAPPHLRERYLPGLLSGDSFVSMGISEPDVGSNVLEIRTRARRDGDHFIINGEKTWISNGEYSDFLICTCRTSDDPRKGLTHFLLDRMEHPYEVRGIHKIGFNSQSTAQIFLTDVRVPASNMIGNEGEGLRNTLSLFERSRVFVAAQGLGIARRALEEAIRYAKERRQHGKVIAGHQLIAAMLAEMATHVDAARLLTYRAASMIEAGVPAEMEAAMAKYFACEAAVKIAREAVQIHGGNGVTTEFLVEKLAREAIIAPIPEGTTQIQQLIIGRALTGVPAF, encoded by the coding sequence ATGGGACACGTATTCCGCACTGAAGAGCAGCAGGCTGCCGTCGATGGACTGAAACGCTTCCTCGACGCCGAGATCGATCCGATCTTCAGCAAGCAATACCGCGACAAGTTCGTGCCGCGCAACAAGATGGCCGAAATCATGCGCCGGCTGACGGAATTCGGGCTGGTGTCGGGCATCGCGAGCGAGGCTAACGGCGGCATGGGCCTGGATTGGCTGACTTCGCTGATGCTGTTCGAGGAGGTGGCTACCACCTCGGCCGACCTGTCGGTGCCGGTGCTGATCAACTCGTTTGGCGTAGTGCTGCTCGAGAAGGTTGCCCCCCCGCATTTGCGTGAACGCTACCTGCCCGGCTTGTTGAGCGGAGACAGTTTCGTCTCGATGGGCATTTCCGAACCGGACGTCGGCTCCAACGTGTTGGAGATCAGAACGCGTGCGCGTCGCGATGGCGATCATTTCATCATCAACGGCGAAAAGACCTGGATCAGCAATGGCGAGTACTCGGACTTCCTGATCTGCACCTGCCGAACCAGCGATGACCCGCGCAAGGGGCTGACCCATTTTCTGCTCGACCGCATGGAACATCCCTACGAAGTACGCGGCATCCATAAGATCGGCTTCAACAGCCAGTCCACCGCACAGATCTTCCTGACTGATGTGCGCGTGCCGGCCTCCAACATGATCGGCAACGAAGGCGAGGGACTGCGCAATACGCTCTCGCTGTTCGAAAGGTCGCGCGTATTCGTCGCCGCCCAGGGACTGGGCATCGCCCGCCGCGCGCTCGAAGAAGCGATTCGTTATGCAAAGGAGCGCCGCCAGCACGGCAAGGTCATCGCGGGTCACCAGTTGATCGCGGCGATGTTGGCCGAAATGGCAACTCACGTGGACGCAGCGCGCCTTTTGACCTACCGCGCAGCGTCGATGATCGAAGCCGGCGTGCCGGCCGAGATGGAAGCGGCGATGGCCAAGTATTTCGCCTGCGAAGCAGCCGTGAAAATCGCCCGCGAGGCGGTGCAGATCCACGGGGGTAACGGCGTCACGACCGAATTCCTCGTCGAGAAGCTCGCGCGCGAGGCGATCATCGCACCGATTCCGGAAGGCACGACCCAGATTCAGCAACTCATTATCGGCCGCGCCTTGACTGGCGTGCCGGCGTTCTAA
- a CDS encoding BON domain-containing protein translates to MKSIQASALAIATLILTASSTAWSQPGQTASASAGMPAASTSQGAAAPVSARKADRALRRQVYAAIGKHKEISAGNISVVARGGAVTLNGTVTDASQVNEVAEIAKGVPGVTSVTNKLTVQKPFGGA, encoded by the coding sequence ATGAAAAGTATTCAGGCAAGCGCGTTGGCGATTGCCACCTTAATTCTGACCGCGTCCAGCACCGCATGGTCGCAGCCGGGCCAGACGGCCAGTGCATCTGCCGGTATGCCGGCTGCATCCACTTCGCAAGGCGCAGCGGCTCCCGTCAGCGCAAGGAAAGCCGATCGCGCGCTGCGCCGGCAGGTGTATGCCGCCATCGGCAAGCATAAGGAGATCAGCGCCGGCAATATCAGCGTCGTCGCAAGAGGCGGCGCGGTAACGCTGAACGGCACAGTTACGGACGCTTCGCAGGTCAATGAGGTTGCGGAGATCGCGAAGGGTGTTCCGGGGGTGACCTCCGTGACCAACAAGCTGACCGTGCAAAAACCGTTTGGCGGTGCGTAA